The following proteins come from a genomic window of Chthoniobacterales bacterium:
- a CDS encoding type II secretion system F family protein, giving the protein MLKKVTLTNNATGRSHDTVVDTDTDAKALVGAGKAPNETAKVTNIGGADEFVHRMSAKKPSLDERVAVFSGLARCLERNISTIKSLELQTGRVKSPRYRGILAELAYQISIGEKLSDAMAAFPDAFPDDVLALIRAGEESGRLSAVCAQIANSQRKTVRILKKLKTGMIYPCIVLVLAVAVTIAMSFTLVPAIAKLYGSMNAQLPFATIAMMAFSNLLIHQPYLAVVPFIGLGLLFKNWGRIYARPPVQKFIISLPTIGTIIRKSAATVSFRALAMLLQANVRISTALEITAASSSHVYYREFFTRVRQHVIDGLDLPESFLMESHWLGPDGRTLSAVMQIASETGSANEMLDEIASDYEDELDTIANQIDKILEPVTMVAMGVMVGFLVYAIYGPIFGLSKVILPKKKPVAAAVSHP; this is encoded by the coding sequence ATGCTCAAGAAAGTCACCCTCACCAACAACGCGACCGGCCGATCCCACGACACCGTCGTCGATACCGACACCGACGCCAAGGCCCTCGTCGGCGCGGGCAAGGCCCCCAACGAAACCGCGAAAGTCACCAACATCGGCGGCGCCGACGAGTTCGTCCATCGGATGAGCGCGAAGAAGCCCTCGCTCGACGAGCGGGTCGCCGTCTTCAGCGGTCTGGCCCGCTGCCTCGAGCGCAACATCTCGACGATCAAGAGCCTCGAGCTCCAGACCGGACGTGTGAAGTCGCCGCGCTATCGCGGCATCCTCGCCGAACTCGCCTACCAGATCTCCATCGGCGAAAAACTCAGCGACGCCATGGCGGCGTTCCCCGATGCCTTCCCAGACGACGTCCTCGCCCTCATTCGCGCCGGCGAAGAGTCCGGACGCCTCTCCGCCGTCTGCGCCCAGATCGCGAACAGCCAGCGCAAGACCGTCCGCATCCTCAAGAAGCTCAAGACCGGGATGATCTATCCCTGCATCGTTCTCGTGCTCGCCGTCGCCGTGACGATCGCCATGAGCTTCACCCTCGTGCCCGCCATCGCGAAGCTCTACGGCTCCATGAACGCCCAACTCCCCTTCGCGACCATCGCGATGATGGCGTTTTCGAACCTCCTCATCCACCAGCCCTACCTCGCCGTCGTCCCCTTCATCGGCCTCGGCCTGCTCTTCAAGAACTGGGGCAGGATCTACGCCCGGCCGCCGGTCCAGAAGTTCATCATCAGCCTGCCGACGATCGGCACCATCATTCGCAAATCCGCCGCCACCGTGAGCTTCCGCGCGCTCGCCATGCTCCTCCAGGCGAACGTCCGCATCTCCACCGCCCTCGAAATCACCGCCGCCAGTTCCAGCCACGTCTACTACCGCGAATTCTTCACCCGCGTGCGCCAGCACGTCATCGACGGCCTCGACCTGCCCGAAAGTTTCCTCATGGAGTCGCACTGGCTCGGCCCCGACGGCCGCACGCTCTCCGCCGTCATGCAGATCGCCAGCGAGACCGGCTCCGCGAACGAAATGCTCGACGAGATCGCCTCCGACTACGAGGACGAGCTCGACACCATCGCGAACCAGATCGACAAGATCCTCGAGCCCGTCACCATGGTCGCGATGGGCGTGATGGTCGGCTTCCTCGTCTACGCCATCTACGGTCCCATCTTCGGCCTCAGCAAAGTCATCCTGCCCAAGAAGAAACCGGTTGCCGCCGCCGTCTCGCATCCCTGA